In the genome of Caldalkalibacillus salinus, one region contains:
- a CDS encoding isoprenylcysteine carboxyl methyltransferase family protein — MFFSILIAIVVLQRCVELQVAKGNEKWIRSQGGYEVGEAHYKLIVAMHLLFFVSLITEVQYHQRELASWWVLPFILFIVAQGLRVWSLTSLGRFWNTKIMVLPDHSLVKKGPYRYLKHPNYVVVATEILALPFIFQAYFTLIVFTILNAFVLRFIRIPAEERALGIIRTEETDKS, encoded by the coding sequence ATGTTTTTCAGTATACTCATCGCCATCGTTGTGTTGCAGCGCTGTGTGGAACTTCAAGTGGCCAAAGGAAATGAAAAATGGATTCGGTCACAAGGTGGATATGAGGTGGGAGAAGCGCACTATAAACTCATTGTGGCCATGCATCTGTTATTTTTTGTATCGCTCATTACTGAGGTGCAGTATCATCAACGTGAATTAGCGTCATGGTGGGTTTTACCCTTTATCCTTTTTATTGTGGCCCAAGGTTTACGGGTGTGGAGTTTAACGTCACTCGGAAGGTTTTGGAATACCAAAATCATGGTTTTACCGGACCATTCACTAGTGAAAAAGGGGCCTTATCGTTACCTCAAGCATCCTAATTATGTGGTTGTAGCGACGGAGATATTGGCCTTACCATTCATTTTTCAAGCTTATTTTACACTGATTGTGTTTACGATCCTTAACGCTTTCGTTTTACGATTCATTCGTATCCCTGCTGAGGAGAGAGCGCTAGGGATCATACGCACAGAAGAAACGGACAAATCATAG
- a CDS encoding type III polyketide synthase, translated as MPRIVSVGTYQSPFLTKQEDVLDLARELFEDHFDDINRLLTVFENGQIHTRSLAVPLSWLKETHDWQAKNDMYIELATRFGCDAIRSCLTHDTFLKTAVDVQDIDAIIYISSTGLSTPSIEAKIMNELQFHPHTKRIPIWGLGCAGGAAGLARAYEYCLAYPKAKVLVLTTELCSLTFLHHDKSKSNLVGSSLFSDGVACALIVGDDTDMKMLQSRPYPYIRGAESTLMPHSEGVMGWNVTNEGLQVVFSRDIPHIVRQWLKPNIEEFLQQFGLDVSFIRHFVAHPGGRKVLEAYQHALGFEPWMIDTSSDILKKYGNMSSATVLYVLQQFMESVRRERDLGLITALGPGFSSELLLVEWTS; from the coding sequence ATGCCACGAATCGTCTCCGTCGGAACGTACCAATCACCGTTCCTGACGAAACAAGAGGATGTACTAGATCTGGCCCGAGAGCTATTTGAAGATCACTTTGATGATATTAATCGCTTACTTACCGTTTTTGAGAACGGTCAGATTCACACCCGTTCATTAGCGGTCCCGTTAAGCTGGTTAAAAGAAACGCACGATTGGCAAGCCAAAAATGATATGTACATAGAACTAGCCACACGTTTCGGATGTGACGCCATTCGGTCCTGCTTAACGCATGACACATTTCTGAAAACGGCAGTTGATGTACAGGATATAGACGCGATCATCTATATCTCTAGTACAGGACTGTCCACGCCAAGTATTGAAGCAAAAATCATGAATGAACTTCAATTCCATCCACATACGAAGCGTATCCCAATTTGGGGTCTCGGGTGCGCGGGTGGCGCAGCAGGTTTAGCCCGAGCTTATGAATACTGTCTCGCTTATCCCAAAGCGAAAGTGCTCGTATTGACAACAGAGCTGTGTAGTTTAACGTTTTTACATCATGATAAATCTAAGAGTAACCTTGTGGGGAGTTCTTTATTTTCAGACGGAGTCGCTTGTGCCCTTATCGTGGGTGACGATACGGATATGAAGATGTTACAGTCCCGTCCTTATCCTTATATTAGAGGAGCGGAAAGCACCCTAATGCCTCATTCAGAGGGGGTCATGGGTTGGAATGTGACCAACGAAGGGTTGCAAGTCGTATTCTCCAGAGACATTCCTCATATCGTTAGACAATGGTTAAAACCTAATATAGAAGAATTTTTGCAGCAGTTCGGGCTAGACGTCTCTTTTATCCGACACTTCGTGGCCCATCCGGGTGGAAGAAAAGTACTAGAAGCGTACCAGCATGCGTTAGGCTTTGAACCATGGATGATTGATACCTCCTCCGACATTCTAAAAAAGTACGGCAACATGTCCTCTGCAACAGTCTTATACGTGCTCCAACAATTTATGGAGAGTGTACGTCGTGAACGAGATTTGGGACTCATAACCGCCCTAGGGCCAGGTTTCAGTTCCGAATTATTGCTCGTCGAGTGGACAAGTTGA
- a CDS encoding DUF2533 family protein → MSVHRAISAHSRRQNEALQRFLALDEERERYIQEAIDRCSRGESFTVEHINRVTREIQTLAQKEVVPHRQFVTTEMVKDAVQQKGSQR, encoded by the coding sequence ATGAGTGTACATCGTGCTATATCCGCACATTCTAGAAGACAGAACGAAGCCTTGCAACGCTTCTTAGCATTAGATGAAGAGCGGGAACGTTATATTCAGGAAGCGATTGACCGCTGTAGTCGAGGGGAATCGTTTACCGTTGAACATATTAATCGGGTGACCCGAGAGATACAGACATTGGCTCAAAAAGAGGTTGTACCGCACCGTCAGTTTGTCACGACCGAAATGGTGAAGGATGCCGTTCAACAGAAGGGCTCTCAACGATAA
- a CDS encoding DUF2515 domain-containing protein: MPKMNGTSQSPDPQTRFKLTHLSKHIAYTMKEKIGSLAHQTLSVLGGDHQALKIDPQAIQHIEQGLTSQLNHTKNASDLHLAQTNAFSEQDNLVIARINEQVRTYNRNNVTRTAAYLDFYKQHPEVHWAFLAHMVSRNGGWSMTDLKGALLFRILSQQKQKDFFSFLERCNAYIFQDAFPQLLLYAESKKRQRPMFHLLPSFHVSAFMRPIWAYFYEKRSSALLTVAMIMNEQQYIEKRVVQHPYYKETVLDTLAFHLQGLLQLTNVVFPYHTSLFSSSTFTRLGGQTIQDFSQVSERIDVGKRLYGLLFGPQVVREGAISFATQTPHTGSRMDFWSEVFTSRRVSSPSEPYGEERLIGCKLKPQAPPLYSPALTDVWPDIRLSPPSREDWFDALDVTDVTQHLRTVKPVSGYDMTSGFCRGLKRLEWAVLAQQFVN, translated from the coding sequence ATGCCTAAAATGAACGGTACGTCCCAGTCACCAGACCCTCAGACACGTTTCAAACTCACACATCTATCTAAACATATAGCATACACCATGAAAGAGAAAATAGGAAGTCTTGCCCATCAAACGCTCAGTGTGTTAGGGGGCGATCATCAGGCATTAAAAATCGATCCTCAAGCGATTCAGCACATCGAGCAGGGATTGACGAGCCAACTGAACCATACGAAGAACGCTTCAGACCTACATTTGGCGCAGACAAACGCGTTCAGTGAACAGGACAATCTTGTTATCGCGAGGATTAACGAGCAGGTCCGCACATATAACCGTAACAACGTCACACGCACAGCAGCTTACCTTGATTTTTATAAGCAGCACCCCGAAGTGCACTGGGCTTTTTTGGCTCATATGGTTTCTAGGAATGGCGGTTGGAGCATGACCGATTTAAAAGGCGCGTTGTTGTTTCGTATTTTATCTCAACAAAAACAAAAGGATTTCTTCTCTTTCCTAGAACGGTGCAACGCCTATATCTTTCAGGATGCCTTTCCACAATTGTTACTCTATGCTGAGAGTAAAAAGCGTCAGAGGCCTATGTTTCATTTGTTACCATCGTTCCACGTATCAGCATTCATGCGACCGATTTGGGCCTACTTTTATGAAAAACGGTCCTCCGCACTCCTGACAGTGGCCATGATTATGAATGAACAACAATACATTGAAAAAAGAGTGGTACAGCACCCTTATTACAAAGAAACGGTACTAGACACACTCGCTTTTCACCTGCAGGGCTTGTTACAATTGACGAACGTCGTGTTTCCTTATCATACGTCACTCTTCTCCTCCTCTACGTTCACGCGTTTAGGAGGTCAGACGATTCAGGATTTCAGTCAGGTGTCAGAACGTATTGACGTAGGGAAGCGTTTGTATGGTTTACTATTCGGGCCACAGGTGGTAAGAGAAGGTGCGATCTCATTCGCAACCCAAACACCACACACGGGCTCTCGCATGGATTTTTGGTCTGAGGTGTTCACGTCACGTCGGGTGTCTTCCCCTTCTGAGCCCTATGGTGAAGAAAGGCTGATCGGCTGTAAACTGAAACCACAGGCACCCCCACTCTATAGTCCTGCGCTCACCGACGTTTGGCCCGATATACGGCTCTCTCCGCCATCACGAGAGGATTGGTTTGATGCACTAGATGTAACGGATGTGACCCAGCACTTAAGAACAGTCAAGCCAGTGAGCGGTTACGATATGACAAGCGGTTTTTGCAGAGGGTTGAAGCGATTGGAGTGGGCTGTTCTAGCTCAACAGTTTGTCAACTGA
- a CDS encoding YaiI/YqxD family protein, with translation MHIYVDADACPVKDEIIDEAKKANIPVTLVRSFAHYSPTNPEGVHTIYVDTGADAADYRIMKEARQGDLIITQDYGLAALALARGCCALHHLGFQYTEENISSLLDTRYSQAKARKSGQKTKGPKPFTKADRERFRSALRALL, from the coding sequence ATGCACATTTATGTTGATGCGGACGCATGTCCCGTAAAAGATGAGATTATTGACGAAGCAAAAAAAGCGAACATACCCGTGACACTCGTGCGCAGTTTTGCTCACTACAGTCCCACCAATCCAGAAGGCGTTCATACCATTTATGTAGATACAGGGGCTGATGCTGCCGATTATCGCATCATGAAAGAAGCGAGGCAAGGTGACCTCATTATCACCCAAGATTATGGGCTTGCCGCATTGGCTTTAGCTAGAGGGTGTTGCGCTCTACACCATCTCGGTTTCCAATATACAGAAGAAAACATCTCCTCTCTACTCGATACGCGTTATTCGCAGGCAAAGGCGAGAAAAAGCGGTCAAAAAACAAAAGGACCTAAACCCTTCACTAAAGCGGATCGTGAAAGATTTAGGTCAGCGTTACGCGCATTGCTTTAA
- a CDS encoding MBL fold metallo-hydrolase, with translation MVKFTWVGGPTFLLEVGDLRILTDPVFGEGDLAFIMTDDPATGEALAPVKRHVPFKKVNIEEVDLVLLSHLHSDHFDLAAESQLPQTIPMIVSSYDAPKLKARGYEKVQVLDWWQACPLYKNGAEVTLTAVPARHAHSDHLNRDLGVVNGYWLSCTNRSTPYTHNIYWTGDTVWFEGMRNISHKLGKPDVLVPHMGAEGEAGPLGRLTLNASDTVKMMQWFNPHFLIPIHHHTFSHYVESVEVLFDLLSDLKQRERVVILEEGKSMILSEEGKIQMD, from the coding sequence ATGGTGAAGTTCACTTGGGTTGGAGGGCCTACTTTTTTATTAGAGGTAGGAGACTTACGGATTTTAACGGACCCGGTGTTTGGCGAAGGAGATTTGGCCTTTATTATGACAGATGATCCTGCTACAGGGGAAGCACTCGCGCCAGTCAAGCGCCATGTCCCCTTCAAGAAGGTTAACATTGAGGAGGTAGATCTGGTCCTGCTTAGTCATCTACATAGTGATCACTTTGACCTTGCTGCAGAGTCTCAATTGCCACAAACCATCCCCATGATCGTTTCCTCTTATGACGCACCAAAGTTAAAGGCCAGAGGGTATGAAAAAGTACAGGTCTTGGACTGGTGGCAAGCATGCCCGCTTTATAAGAACGGTGCTGAAGTGACGCTGACCGCTGTCCCTGCACGCCATGCCCACTCAGACCATCTGAATCGGGATTTGGGCGTCGTTAATGGCTACTGGCTCTCATGTACCAATCGTAGTACCCCGTACACGCACAACATTTACTGGACAGGAGACACCGTATGGTTTGAGGGTATGAGGAATATTAGTCATAAGTTGGGTAAACCGGATGTTTTAGTCCCTCATATGGGGGCAGAGGGAGAGGCTGGTCCGCTTGGGCGCTTAACCCTGAATGCGTCTGATACAGTGAAAATGATGCAATGGTTTAACCCGCACTTTCTCATTCCTATACACCACCACACTTTTTCCCATTATGTTGAATCGGTTGAGGTACTCTTTGATCTTCTTTCCGACCTTAAGCAACGAGAGCGTGTCGTCATACTCGAGGAAGGAAAAAGCATGATTTTGAGCGAAGAGGGAAAAATACAGATGGACTGA
- a CDS encoding deoxyribonuclease IV, which translates to MKIGSHVSIRHGYYGAASHAFDIGATAFQYFPKNPRSIQIKDFNREDAERCAAFCQEKGLVSVAHTPYPTSLCVDREEDRQGMIDSIRNDLDIADACGSIGIVVHFGKHHSDDPLEGYQMMISMLDDILEPWEGDTLLLLENNAGQGLKMGTTLEELVQVRELCQYPSKIGFCLDTCHAFASGIWNGENWEEVVEKGSELGFFEDLKVVHLNDSRYPTQSYRDRHANVGKGEIGEAAFRAMLNANVMQTIPCVLETPKSDTYTHKDEIQYVNTLLKGDT; encoded by the coding sequence ATGAAGATAGGTTCACATGTGAGCATACGTCATGGCTATTATGGTGCCGCGTCACATGCGTTTGACATTGGCGCCACCGCTTTTCAATACTTTCCTAAAAATCCTCGAAGTATACAAATCAAAGACTTTAACCGGGAGGATGCTGAGCGTTGCGCCGCTTTTTGCCAAGAGAAAGGATTAGTGTCCGTTGCACATACCCCGTACCCAACCAGTCTGTGTGTAGACAGAGAGGAAGATAGACAAGGCATGATCGACTCCATCCGCAATGATTTAGATATCGCTGACGCTTGCGGGTCGATCGGTATCGTTGTTCACTTTGGCAAACACCATAGTGATGATCCCTTAGAAGGGTACCAAATGATGATCAGCATGCTAGATGACATCCTTGAACCATGGGAAGGCGACACCTTATTACTACTAGAAAATAATGCAGGACAAGGCCTAAAAATGGGAACCACACTAGAAGAACTGGTACAGGTGAGAGAGCTGTGTCAATATCCTTCTAAGATCGGTTTTTGTCTAGATACTTGCCACGCTTTTGCCAGCGGGATTTGGAACGGTGAAAATTGGGAAGAGGTAGTAGAGAAAGGCTCTGAACTCGGGTTTTTTGAAGATTTAAAAGTGGTCCACCTCAATGATTCCCGATATCCAACACAATCGTATCGGGATCGACATGCCAATGTAGGAAAGGGTGAGATCGGTGAAGCTGCCTTTCGTGCAATGTTAAACGCCAATGTGATGCAAACCATACCGTGCGTGCTAGAAACACCCAAGTCAGATACTTACACGCATAAGGATGAGATTCAGTATGTTAACACCCTACTTAAGGGTGATACATAA
- a CDS encoding NAD(P)H-dependent oxidoreductase produces MRNLLLINGHEPFERAPGRLNTTMINTIRDVCCREFNIKMTHVVKGYQVKEEIEKFKWADIVVLQTPIYWFNVPGVLKTYMDHVFIPEVFFTKSNQFGRGGLLTEKAYMLSVSWGAKQKEFSASSSDFLDGYNEDQVLFPIHKTFEYCGFKQLPTFSIHSAMNLTFSINTYKDQLKEHLQSHLLQNQ; encoded by the coding sequence ATGAGAAATCTTTTACTCATTAATGGACATGAACCATTTGAAAGAGCGCCAGGAAGGCTAAATACAACGATGATTAACACGATAAGAGATGTATGTTGTCGAGAGTTTAATATTAAAATGACCCATGTTGTTAAAGGGTACCAAGTGAAAGAGGAAATTGAAAAATTCAAATGGGCTGACATCGTCGTGCTACAAACGCCTATCTATTGGTTCAATGTACCTGGGGTTTTAAAGACATACATGGACCATGTCTTTATTCCAGAGGTGTTTTTTACGAAATCGAATCAGTTCGGGCGTGGGGGGTTATTAACAGAGAAAGCATATATGCTATCGGTTTCATGGGGAGCCAAACAGAAAGAATTTAGTGCTTCATCAAGTGATTTTTTGGATGGGTATAACGAAGATCAAGTCCTGTTTCCCATCCACAAAACTTTCGAGTATTGTGGGTTTAAGCAATTACCTACATTTTCTATACATTCAGCAATGAATCTAACTTTTTCAATCAACACATATAAGGACCAACTAAAAGAGCACTTACAATCGCATTTATTACAGAATCAATGA
- a CDS encoding LysR family transcriptional regulator: MDIKHLKTFLVACETMNFTKTADKLQYAQSSVTAQIKSLEQQLNLPLFERLGKKIVLTQAGHRLRPYASQIVHLTEEAQTMVQAEQKTGTIKIGAQESQCTYRLPRLLKDFKAKYPAVNLIFKPAHSDETATKSLLEGETDLAFIMDTPKPNPYLKTKPLLQERLILVASPSNPLAQNETILQDDLRNETILFTEVGCSYRNIFENVLYTNQMAPKNTLEFVSLEAIKKCVTANLGIAMLPEMIIENELREGLMVELNWDIQLPHLTTQMALHKNKWLSPQLEDFIIMTENHFATLRSASAQPWK; encoded by the coding sequence ATGGATATTAAACATTTGAAGACATTTTTAGTGGCATGTGAAACCATGAACTTTACTAAGACCGCCGACAAACTTCAATATGCACAGTCTAGCGTGACGGCTCAAATAAAAAGCCTCGAACAACAACTCAATCTCCCCTTATTCGAACGTTTAGGAAAAAAAATCGTGCTCACACAGGCCGGCCACCGATTAAGACCATACGCCTCACAAATTGTGCACTTAACGGAGGAGGCACAAACGATGGTACAAGCAGAACAAAAAACAGGGACGATTAAAATTGGCGCTCAAGAAAGTCAATGTACGTATCGTTTACCGCGTTTGTTGAAGGATTTTAAAGCCAAATATCCAGCTGTGAATTTAATCTTCAAGCCTGCTCATTCTGATGAAACGGCCACAAAAAGCCTATTAGAAGGAGAGACTGATCTAGCTTTTATTATGGATACCCCTAAACCGAATCCGTATCTCAAAACAAAACCATTGCTGCAAGAACGATTAATATTAGTCGCTTCCCCTTCCAACCCCCTTGCTCAAAACGAAACCATACTACAGGATGATTTACGAAATGAAACGATACTGTTTACAGAGGTGGGTTGTTCGTATCGCAATATATTTGAAAACGTCCTGTACACAAATCAAATGGCACCAAAAAACACCTTAGAATTTGTAAGCCTTGAAGCGATTAAAAAATGTGTCACAGCGAACTTAGGGATCGCGATGCTACCTGAAATGATCATAGAAAATGAGTTAAGAGAAGGGCTTATGGTTGAACTAAATTGGGATATACAACTGCCACATTTAACCACACAAATGGCGTTACACAAAAACAAGTGGTTATCACCACAATTAGAAGATTTTATTATTATGACGGAGAATCATTTTGCAACACTCCGTTCAGCTTCGGCTCAGCCATGGAAGTGA
- a CDS encoding DUF2573 family protein — translation MNDEFKDAFDAFVQKYAELLTGHHDEETIEKVKLFALYSHINKTMPALAKHWVSDNPAAKEEVKKIFADIQKMNQEHKSTP, via the coding sequence ATGAATGATGAGTTTAAGGATGCTTTTGATGCATTCGTACAAAAGTACGCTGAATTATTAACGGGACACCACGATGAGGAAACGATTGAAAAGGTGAAGTTATTCGCTCTGTATTCACACATCAACAAAACGATGCCAGCGCTTGCCAAGCATTGGGTATCTGATAATCCTGCGGCCAAGGAGGAAGTGAAGAAGATTTTTGCAGACATTCAAAAGATGAATCAAGAACACAAAAGCACCCCTTAG